CGGAAAGTTTCAATATGATAAAACCAAAAAGGAACGTTTGCAGCGAAAACACCAGCATGTTTCTCTGGTGAAAGAATTGCGCTTTCATCCGCAAACCGATACACACGATTTTGATTTTAAAGTGCGGCACGCGCGCCATTTTATTGAACAAGGTCATAAAGTAAAAGCCGTTGTTCAGTTTCGCGGACGACAACTTTCGTATAAAGAACACGGAGAAGCAATGTTGAAACGGGTTGCCGAACAGTTGCAGGAAGTTGGAAGACTTGAACAGGAAATTAAATTAGAGGGACATCAAATGGTTGCGATATTTGTTCCCGATAAAACGGGAAAGAAAAAAACGCAGAAAAAAGAAAACGAATAAAGTTTGATACGGTGTTACGAATAAAACATTCCAATATTTTTCAAAACAAAAAACTCTATGCCAAAAATGAAATCAAATTCCGGTGCAAAGAAACGTTTTAAGCGTACTGCTTCCGGAAAATTAAAAAGACACAAAGCGTTTCGCAGTCATATCTTGACGTCGAAATCACAGAAAAGAAAACGCAATCTTCGCAAAGCGGGATTGGTAGATGTAACGGAACAGAAGAAGTTCGATGTGCTGTTGCAAAATTAGAATGTTATTAGTTATACGTTATTCGTTATTTGATGAAATAATTCAGATAACGAAACGTGCAACTACTTTCACACAAATAACCATTAGCAAATAACTATTAACCAATAACAATTACGAAAGGAAAGTGCAACTATGCCACGTTCGCAAAATAAAGTTGCCTCCCACCGCCGTCGCAAACGCATATTAGCGCAAGCGAAAGGTTTTTGGGGCAGACGAAAAAATCTCATTGGTGTTGCAAAACATCACGTTGATAAAGCGATGCAATATATGTATCGCGACCGTCGTACAAAGAAACGCGAATTCCGCGCATTGTGGATTACGCGTATCAATGCTGCTGCGCGTATCAACGGAACAACGTATTCTCGCTTGATGGATGCGTTGAAGAAAAACTCCATCGAGATCAATCGCAAAGTCCTTGCAGATTTAGCCGCGAATCAACCGCAAGCGTTCGCCGAAATCTGTAAGTTTGCAACTGCGTAAGTAAAAATCTTCTTGAAGTGAAGAAATGTAGTCCACTTTGAAAGTGGGCTACATTTTTTCTTTGAGAAGATTTTTTTGTTTTTATTAGTGCGTCATTCGAGCGAAGCGAAACAATCCTCAGGAAGATTGCTTCGTCGTTTCACTCCTCGCAATGACTTTGAAAATAAACTATGCTCGAAAAAATCGAAATCATAAAACAACAAATCGCATCCGAACTCAACGAAATCAAATCGTTAAACGATGCAGAAAATTTCCGCATAAAATTTCTCGCTCGCAGCGGAATAATTGCCGGATTGTTCGATGAAATGAAATCCGCTTCTGTCGAACAAAAACCATTGCTCGGAAAAGCGATGAATGAACTTCGTCAATTTGCGCAAACATCGTTCGATGAAAAAAAATCCTCGCTCGAAAATGCAAGCAAGAAAAAAGAAAGCGCGATTGATTTAACACTTCCGGGAAGAAAAAAATGGCTCGGTACAAAACATCCGCTTACACAAACGCTTGAAGAAATCAAACGCATTTTTATCGGAATGGGATTTGCGATTGCAACGGGACCGGAAATCGAAGACGATTATCACAATTTTGAAGCGCTTAATTTTCCCGCCGACCATCCCGCGCGCGATATGCAAGACACATTTTTTATCGAAGAAAAAGTTTTGCTGCGAACGCATACTTCTCCAGTGCAAATTCGCATAATGGAAAATCAACAACCTCCCGTGCGCGTAATTATGCCGGGACGCGTGTACCGCAACGAAGCAATCAGCGCGCGCAGTTATTGTTTGTTTCATCAAGTCGAAGGATTGTATGTTGATGAAGGCGTAACGTTCAGCGAGTTGAAAGGAACGCTTGTCGCATTTGCAAAACAATTTTACGGAAGCGACATCAAATTTAAATTTCGTCCAAGTTATTTTCCGTTCACCGAGCCGAGCGCAGAAATGGACATCACCTGTATTTTGTGTAAAGGAAAAGGTTGTCGCGTCTGTAAATATTCCGGTTGGTTGGAAATTCTCGGTTGCGGAATGGTGAACCCGAACGTGTATAAATTTGTCGGATACGATGCGGAAAAATATACCGGCTATGCATTCGGAATGGGAATCGAGCGTATTGCAATGCTTCGCTACGGCATTGATGATATTCGCATTTTGTATGAGAATGATATGAGGTTTTTGCGGCAGTTTTGAAATTTCACGCAAAGACGCGAAGTCGCAAAAGAGTTTTTAGAATTGGATTTAGTTTCGATGTAATTTAGTAAACGAGTTTATGAATTGGAGATTTTTAAAGACGCGAGATTGCAAAAAATTTCCTTTGCATCTTCGCGTCTTTGCGTGAGAAAATACAATGTCAGAAAATGAGATTTCGAAAATAATAGTTGATGCTTGTTTTAAAATTCATACAAGACTTGGTCCGGGTTTGCTTGAATCAGTTTACGAAACTGTTCTTGAATATGAATTGAAACAACGCGGATTGATTGTATTGCGACAAGTTTTACTTCCGGTTTATTACGAAGGAATAAAACTCGACGAAGGTTATCGCATTGATTTATTAGTGAATGACAAAGTAATAATTGAAATAAAATCTGTCGAAGAAATTACAAACGTTCACAAGAAACAATTGCTTACATATTTGCGACTTGCAGATAAACAACTTGGTTTGCTTGTAAATTTTGGAAGCGCACTTATCAAAAACGGAATTACAAGAATTGTAAATGGTTTGCAAGAATAAATTTCTCACGCAAAGACGCGAAGTAGCAAAAGAATTTTTGGGAGCGAATTTGAAATTGATATGAAGAAAAAAATTACACAAAGAAAATTAAATTTTTTAAGACGCATTGGTACAAATAAACTTTCTTTGCATCTTCGCGTCTTTGCGTGAGAATAAAAACACACTATGAAAATTTCTCTTAACTGGCTCAAAGAATACATTGACTTCGATTTCACTGCGGAGGAACTCGCGCATCAATTGACGATGCGCGGACTCGAAGTGGAAAGCATCGAGCATCTTGGCGACAAGTATAATAATTTCGTCATCGGCGAAGTGCTCGAAGTTGCAAAACATCCCAACGCGAATAAACTTTCCGTGTGTAAAGTAGATGTCGGCAATGATTTTTTGAAAATCGTGTGCGGTGCGCCCAATGTTGCACCACAGCAAAAAGTCGTTGTGGGACTTGTCGGTGCCGTTGTTCCACGTAATCAACACGACCCGAATGGTAAACCGTTTGTTCTTTCGCACGTAAAAATTCGCGGCGAAGATTCGTTCGGAATGATTTGCTCTGCGTATGAACTCGATTTAGGTGACGATGCAAACGGAATTTTAGTTTTGGAAAACAACATTCACGTTGGAACTACGTTTGCAAATTATCTTGGACTCAACGATACTGTTTTTGAAATCGGCATTACACCAAATCGTCCTGATTGTTTAAGTCATATCGGAGTTGCGCGAGAAGTCGCATCGCTCGTTGGGAAGAAACTCAAACTTCCTTCAATAAAAATTTCTGAATCAAAACGAAAAGCGAGCAACGTTGCAACAATCGAAATAAAAAACACAGAACTTTGTCCGCGATATTCTTCGAGAGTTTTGTTCAATGTAAAAATTGCGCCATCGCCAAAATGGTTGCAAGATAGATTGAGCGCAATTGGAATTCGTCCTATCAATAATATTGTTGACGTAACGAATTTTGTTTTGCACGAAACGGGACAGCCGTTGCACGCATTTGATTATGATAAACTTGCGCAACACAAAATCGTTGTGAAGAATGCAACCGAAGGCGAAACATTTACAACGCTTGATGGCAAAGAACGCAAACTCAAACCTGAAACTTTGATGATTTGTGACGGAGAAAAAAATGTTGCAATCGCTGGCGTGATGGGAGGAATGAATTCCGAAATTTCTGGTGCGACAAAAAATGTGTTGCTCGAAAGTGCATATTTCAATGCGAGAAGTGTGCGGCGAACATCGAAATATTTGGGATTAAGTACCGATGCATCACAGCGATTTGAACGCGGTACTGACC
The nucleotide sequence above comes from Ignavibacteria bacterium. Encoded proteins:
- the rpmI gene encoding 50S ribosomal protein L35, which encodes MPKMKSNSGAKKRFKRTASGKLKRHKAFRSHILTSKSQKRKRNLRKAGLVDVTEQKKFDVLLQN
- a CDS encoding translation initiation factor IF-3, whose amino-acid sequence is MYEKKIDVRVNEEIRAYQIRVLDEEGRQLGVMSSREALELARQRELDLVEIVPNATPPVCKIIDFGKFQYDKTKKERLQRKHQHVSLVKELRFHPQTDTHDFDFKVRHARHFIEQGHKVKAVVQFRGRQLSYKEHGEAMLKRVAEQLQEVGRLEQEIKLEGHQMVAIFVPDKTGKKKTQKKENE
- the rplT gene encoding 50S ribosomal protein L20; protein product: MPRSQNKVASHRRRKRILAQAKGFWGRRKNLIGVAKHHVDKAMQYMYRDRRTKKREFRALWITRINAAARINGTTYSRLMDALKKNSIEINRKVLADLAANQPQAFAEICKFATA
- the pheS gene encoding phenylalanine--tRNA ligase subunit alpha, producing MLEKIEIIKQQIASELNEIKSLNDAENFRIKFLARSGIIAGLFDEMKSASVEQKPLLGKAMNELRQFAQTSFDEKKSSLENASKKKESAIDLTLPGRKKWLGTKHPLTQTLEEIKRIFIGMGFAIATGPEIEDDYHNFEALNFPADHPARDMQDTFFIEEKVLLRTHTSPVQIRIMENQQPPVRVIMPGRVYRNEAISARSYCLFHQVEGLYVDEGVTFSELKGTLVAFAKQFYGSDIKFKFRPSYFPFTEPSAEMDITCILCKGKGCRVCKYSGWLEILGCGMVNPNVYKFVGYDAEKYTGYAFGMGIERIAMLRYGIDDIRILYENDMRFLRQF
- a CDS encoding GxxExxY protein, which encodes MSENEISKIIVDACFKIHTRLGPGLLESVYETVLEYELKQRGLIVLRQVLLPVYYEGIKLDEGYRIDLLVNDKVIIEIKSVEEITNVHKKQLLTYLRLADKQLGLLVNFGSALIKNGITRIVNGLQE